In a genomic window of Thalassotalea piscium:
- the feoB gene encoding ferrous iron transport protein B, producing the protein MSQTVHYALVGFANSGKSTLFNQLAHTKQTTGNWAGVTVAAKQQQVSFNQQITLFTDLPGIPSLSKRQHQSQDLSIGHQFLEQESIDCIINVVDATQLQRQLYLTTQLLELGLPVLVVLSKTDRKEAREVDCEKLSKLLSCPVIKTDGRSKVARQQIAKALESLPNKTNLPKELSVPEAVLSEMAKAEQSLLAYETSLNTKACACKSDGEAAMQIMQARYNFIDQVLEQVTITPLQHHTLSDRIDNVILHPLAGVPIFLLMMYLLFMFAINVGSAFIDFFDILAGAIFVEYPLQFLAQFNLPAWIITIIEGIGSGIQTVATFIPVIMCLFIGLSLLETSGYLARAAFVVESVMQKIGLPGKAFVPLIVGFGCTVPAVMSARVLDSERERITTIMMSPFMSCGARLPVYALFAAAFFPESGQNLVFLLYLIGIAAALFTGFLLKATVLSGNTSANFMELPLYEVPRAGALIKRVGRRTKSFVFGAGKTIVIVVCFLNFFNSLGTDGSFGHHEQNDSILSKTAQLVTPALAPIGIKEDNWQASVGIITGIFAKEALVATFNNLYSSAAEEDEAELSFANRWQEATDSIKENLLGIAPDDPLGVDVGNVTDLNAAAEEQHVTVSTYHAMQNAFAGQLGAFSYLLFILLYTPCAAAMGAIKNEVGNRWASFAALWSFTLAYLVATLVYQVATFSEQTLYASTSITLVILTFMAIYFWLKRKGKAVLTIPIAVSYSK; encoded by the coding sequence ATGTCTCAAACTGTTCATTACGCCTTAGTTGGTTTTGCTAACTCAGGTAAAAGCACGCTATTTAATCAACTCGCACATACTAAGCAAACTACAGGTAATTGGGCCGGTGTAACGGTTGCTGCAAAGCAACAGCAGGTGAGCTTCAATCAGCAAATAACTTTATTTACAGATTTGCCAGGAATTCCTTCGCTGTCTAAACGCCAGCACCAAAGCCAAGATCTTTCGATAGGGCACCAATTTTTAGAGCAAGAGTCGATAGACTGTATTATCAATGTGGTTGATGCTACTCAACTTCAGCGTCAATTATATTTAACCACGCAGCTATTAGAGCTTGGCTTACCTGTGCTGGTAGTATTGTCGAAAACAGATCGCAAAGAAGCACGTGAAGTTGACTGTGAAAAATTATCAAAGTTGTTAAGCTGCCCAGTTATTAAAACTGATGGTAGAAGCAAAGTAGCTCGTCAGCAGATAGCTAAAGCACTAGAATCTCTACCTAACAAAACTAACTTGCCAAAAGAGCTTAGTGTTCCCGAAGCGGTGTTAAGCGAAATGGCCAAAGCTGAGCAAAGCTTATTAGCTTATGAAACCTCGTTAAATACCAAAGCGTGTGCGTGTAAGTCAGACGGTGAAGCGGCTATGCAAATAATGCAAGCTCGCTATAACTTTATTGATCAAGTGCTTGAACAAGTCACAATAACGCCTTTACAGCACCATACGTTATCAGATCGAATAGATAACGTTATCTTACATCCATTAGCGGGCGTGCCAATATTTCTATTAATGATGTATTTATTGTTTATGTTTGCCATTAATGTTGGCAGCGCCTTTATCGATTTTTTTGATATTTTGGCTGGCGCAATTTTTGTTGAATATCCTTTGCAGTTTTTAGCGCAATTTAACTTGCCTGCCTGGATAATTACTATTATTGAAGGAATAGGCAGCGGTATTCAAACTGTGGCAACATTTATTCCAGTTATTATGTGTTTATTTATTGGCTTATCACTACTTGAAACAAGCGGTTATCTTGCTAGAGCCGCGTTTGTTGTTGAAAGTGTTATGCAAAAAATTGGTTTGCCTGGAAAAGCCTTTGTACCATTAATTGTTGGCTTTGGTTGTACAGTACCGGCGGTAATGTCGGCACGAGTATTAGACAGTGAACGAGAACGCATTACCACCATTATGATGTCGCCATTTATGTCGTGCGGTGCACGTTTGCCTGTTTATGCGTTATTTGCAGCGGCATTCTTTCCAGAGTCCGGTCAAAACCTAGTATTTCTTCTTTACCTAATAGGTATTGCCGCGGCTTTATTTACAGGTTTTCTACTTAAAGCTACCGTACTTTCAGGCAATACATCAGCTAACTTTATGGAGCTTCCTTTATATGAAGTACCTAGAGCAGGGGCGTTAATTAAACGGGTAGGACGACGCACTAAATCATTTGTTTTTGGTGCAGGGAAAACCATTGTTATAGTGGTTTGCTTTCTTAACTTTTTTAACTCATTAGGCACAGATGGTAGTTTTGGACATCATGAGCAGAATGACTCAATTTTAAGCAAAACAGCACAGCTTGTTACACCTGCATTAGCGCCCATTGGTATTAAAGAAGACAACTGGCAAGCCAGTGTGGGGATAATTACTGGAATTTTTGCTAAAGAAGCACTAGTTGCTACCTTTAATAACCTATATTCGTCTGCAGCTGAAGAAGATGAAGCAGAACTTAGTTTTGCAAATCGCTGGCAAGAAGCGACAGATTCAATTAAAGAAAACCTATTAGGTATAGCGCCAGATGATCCTTTAGGTGTTGATGTTGGAAATGTAACCGATTTGAATGCGGCCGCAGAAGAACAACATGTCACTGTTTCTACCTATCATGCCATGCAAAATGCATTTGCGGGGCAATTAGGCGCATTTAGCTACTTACTCTTTATTTTACTGTACACGCCATGTGCAGCGGCAATGGGGGCGATAAAAAATGAAGTAGGAAATCGCTGGGCATCGTTTGCAGCATTATGGAGCTTTACACTGGCGTACTTAGTGGCAACACTCGTTTACCAAGTGGCAACATTTAGCGAACAAACCTTATATGCATCAACAAGTATCACATTAGTAATACTAACCTTTATGGCAATATATTTCTGGCTGAAAAGAAAGGGCAAAGCGGTGTTAACGATTCCAATTGCAGTAAGTTATAGTAAGTAA
- a CDS encoding thiol-disulfide oxidoreductase DCC family protein: protein MLTIFYDGKCPLCSIEMQHLKQLDTYNRIILVDLHQENFTTLHPEIDVTDAMKILHASYDGKILLGLEVTHKAWTLVGKGFWVAPLNWPVIKQLSHVIYLIVAKYRQQISVFIAKIFRIKTVQCNAGACYDKSTNTHHRRK from the coding sequence ATGTTAACGATATTTTATGATGGAAAATGTCCATTATGTTCAATCGAAATGCAGCACCTCAAACAGCTTGATACTTATAACCGCATAATATTAGTTGACTTGCATCAAGAGAACTTCACAACTCTTCATCCTGAAATTGACGTTACTGACGCAATGAAAATACTACATGCAAGTTACGATGGTAAGATCTTACTAGGTTTAGAGGTTACCCATAAGGCATGGACACTTGTTGGCAAAGGCTTCTGGGTCGCGCCACTTAACTGGCCTGTGATAAAGCAATTGAGTCATGTTATTTATCTGATTGTTGCGAAATATCGCCAACAAATTTCCGTTTTTATTGCCAAAATTTTTCGCATAAAGACCGTACAATGTAATGCTGGAGCTTGTTATGATAAATCAACAAACACTCATCATCGGCGCAAATAG
- a CDS encoding TIGR02450 family Trp-rich protein, which produces MNKVNPKALLHSKWTKVDIQNKEKHFVVTLVTFDEQQKVVECVIESVMSKNEYAIDWRDLKLSGEWRIGWQ; this is translated from the coding sequence ATGAATAAAGTTAATCCCAAAGCGCTTCTTCACAGTAAATGGACAAAGGTTGATATCCAAAATAAAGAAAAACATTTTGTTGTGACCCTTGTTACTTTTGACGAACAGCAAAAAGTTGTTGAATGCGTAATAGAGTCTGTTATGTCAAAAAATGAATACGCAATTGATTGGCGCGATTTAAAATTAAGTGGTGAGTGGCGTATAGGTTGGCAATAA
- the ggt gene encoding gamma-glutamyltransferase: MFFSSNITAKTQSAVAMPDSYSANVAKEILQSGGNAIDAAIAAQFVLAVTLPEAGNVGGGGFMTIYKDGITDFLDYREVAPKAAHRDMYLDKNKEVIPNLSVYGILSAGVPGTVEGMWQAHKKYGTKPWKELLAPAINLAVKGFIVHPKLASAINWRVNSFAKENIKVNFAQYFAQAKANAVFKQPELAETLKRIASDGRDGFYRGKTAKIISDFMAKHGGIITEKDLANYQSKWRKPIEMKWRGYNVVTAPPPSSGGIAVLQWLKMYDLAKQDANFSHNSQEYIHLLAEVGKRVFADRAEYLGDPDFYQVPVERLLAQTYLESRVADISMEKISVTEDIAPGLIESRDTTHFSIVDQWGNAISNTTTINYTFGSGVVVEGAGFILNDEMDDFSAKPGAPNIFGAVGGVANEIQPNKRMLSSMSPTILVKNGIVQLVTGSPGGTTIITSVYQSILNAIEFNMTAENTANMARFHHQLLPKNKIAYHEGINQEVLVKLRKMGYKTSLDNFGDLQLIINKDNKLSAASESGSHNRGVALVF; encoded by the coding sequence ATGTTTTTCTCAAGTAATATCACTGCAAAAACACAATCAGCCGTTGCTATGCCAGACAGTTATAGCGCTAACGTTGCAAAAGAGATATTGCAAAGTGGTGGTAACGCTATTGATGCGGCAATTGCTGCGCAATTTGTATTAGCAGTTACTCTGCCTGAAGCTGGTAATGTTGGCGGTGGCGGCTTTATGACAATATATAAGGACGGTATAACAGACTTTTTAGATTATCGAGAGGTGGCACCTAAGGCGGCACATCGAGATATGTATTTAGATAAAAACAAAGAAGTAATTCCTAACTTATCTGTTTATGGCATATTATCTGCGGGCGTGCCGGGTACGGTAGAAGGCATGTGGCAAGCACATAAAAAATATGGCACAAAGCCTTGGAAAGAGTTATTAGCGCCAGCTATAAACCTTGCTGTTAAAGGCTTTATTGTTCACCCCAAATTAGCATCGGCCATTAACTGGCGTGTTAATAGCTTTGCGAAAGAAAACATAAAGGTAAATTTTGCTCAATACTTTGCACAAGCGAAAGCGAATGCTGTATTCAAACAACCTGAATTAGCTGAAACACTAAAAAGAATAGCCAGTGATGGCAGAGATGGTTTTTATCGAGGTAAAACAGCCAAAATTATTAGCGATTTTATGGCTAAGCATGGCGGTATTATTACTGAAAAAGATCTTGCTAATTATCAATCTAAATGGCGTAAACCTATTGAAATGAAATGGCGAGGTTATAACGTAGTTACTGCGCCACCACCAAGCTCTGGTGGTATAGCGGTACTACAATGGTTAAAAATGTATGACTTAGCCAAACAAGATGCCAATTTCTCTCATAATTCACAAGAGTATATTCATTTATTAGCAGAGGTGGGTAAAAGAGTATTTGCTGATAGAGCTGAGTATTTGGGTGACCCAGATTTTTATCAAGTACCAGTTGAGCGATTATTAGCGCAAACCTACCTTGAAAGCCGAGTAGCCGATATTTCTATGGAAAAAATTTCTGTTACTGAAGATATAGCGCCCGGACTTATTGAAAGTAGAGATACAACGCACTTTTCGATAGTAGACCAATGGGGCAATGCAATTTCGAATACCACAACCATTAACTATACTTTTGGAAGTGGGGTTGTAGTAGAAGGAGCTGGTTTTATACTAAACGATGAGATGGACGATTTTAGTGCCAAGCCAGGTGCTCCTAATATTTTTGGTGCAGTCGGCGGTGTAGCAAATGAAATACAGCCAAACAAAAGAATGTTATCGTCAATGTCGCCTACTATTTTAGTTAAAAACGGGATTGTTCAACTAGTAACAGGCTCTCCGGGGGGCACAACAATTATCACTTCTGTGTATCAATCGATACTTAATGCTATCGAGTTCAACATGACAGCAGAAAATACGGCTAATATGGCACGTTTTCACCATCAATTATTACCGAAAAATAAAATTGCCTACCATGAGGGGATTAACCAAGAAGTGTTAGTTAAGTTACGTAAAATGGGCTATAAAACATCACTCGACAATTTTGGTGATTTACAGCTTATTATCAATAAAGATAACAAACTGAGTGCGGCTTCTGAAAGCGGATCTCACAATCGTGGCGTTGCGTTAGTATTTTAA
- a CDS encoding DUF1194 domain-containing protein, which translates to MLKKLTKTLLCCAALLTANANANIIVDLELQLLADISGSVNQTEYELQIQGYEAAFRDSSVINAIVNGQNGGIAVQYIEWAQNADTRIDWFHIYDSASANAFADLLGGFSSKMAGINTGYTNIYAAIDYGKGLFFNNAYDSARQVMDVSGDGTSNASATAAARDSALALGVDTINGITIGGSSNLDNFYTNNVIGGTNAFLISANTFADFTAGIQQKLVREITGGGGGATVPEPSTIALFGLAILGLASASRKKV; encoded by the coding sequence ATGTTAAAAAAACTGACAAAAACCCTCTTATGCTGTGCAGCATTATTAACAGCTAATGCCAATGCTAATATAATAGTAGATCTTGAACTACAATTACTTGCCGATATTTCAGGCAGTGTTAATCAGACTGAATACGAATTGCAAATACAGGGATATGAAGCTGCGTTTCGTGATAGCTCAGTAATTAACGCCATTGTAAACGGTCAAAATGGTGGAATAGCTGTTCAATATATTGAGTGGGCACAAAATGCTGATACTCGTATAGACTGGTTTCATATTTATGACAGTGCTTCTGCGAATGCATTCGCAGACCTTTTAGGTGGTTTTTCATCAAAAATGGCTGGAATCAATACTGGTTACACAAATATTTATGCTGCTATTGATTATGGTAAAGGTTTATTTTTCAACAATGCTTATGATTCTGCTCGCCAAGTAATGGATGTCTCTGGCGATGGTACAAGCAATGCTTCGGCCACAGCTGCTGCTAGAGACTCTGCTTTAGCACTTGGAGTTGATACTATTAATGGTATTACTATTGGCGGCAGTTCTAATTTAGATAATTTCTATACTAATAATGTTATTGGTGGCACTAACGCTTTCCTAATTAGTGCTAATACTTTTGCTGACTTTACTGCGGGTATTCAACAAAAGTTAGTACGTGAAATTACTGGTGGTGGTGGCGGTGCCACTGTACCTGAGCCTTCTACAATTGCATTATTTGGTTTAGCAATTTTAGGTTTAGCCTCAGCTAGCCGTAAAAAAGTATAA
- a CDS encoding flavin reductase family protein, which produces MQHLDHQQIVAMPSRYRAQFINSLSGFKSANLIATANSMGQTNVAIFSSVVHLGASPALIGFIMRPDSVERHTLENIKQTQQYTINQVNDRFWQAAHQTSARYLRDECEFEQCGLSTTYLKGVTAPFVKESQLKYALTLKEILPISHNNTLLIIGEVTDVICKQSAIKNDGYIDIESLNTVTISGLDSYHISHRLSRLTYAKPHVTPNKISLNGE; this is translated from the coding sequence TTGCAACATTTAGATCACCAGCAAATAGTAGCTATGCCATCACGTTATCGAGCACAGTTTATTAACAGTCTATCAGGATTTAAAAGTGCAAACCTCATTGCCACTGCCAATAGCATGGGCCAAACAAATGTTGCAATATTTAGTTCGGTTGTGCATCTTGGCGCCTCACCAGCTCTGATCGGTTTTATTATGCGTCCAGACAGCGTTGAAAGGCACACATTAGAAAATATCAAGCAAACCCAACAATATACCATTAATCAAGTTAATGACAGATTCTGGCAAGCTGCACATCAAACATCAGCACGATATTTAAGAGATGAGTGTGAGTTTGAGCAGTGCGGACTATCAACTACTTACTTAAAAGGCGTTACCGCCCCTTTTGTAAAAGAAAGCCAGCTAAAATATGCGCTGACACTGAAAGAAATTTTACCCATCTCACACAACAATACGCTTCTAATTATTGGTGAAGTTACTGACGTCATTTGTAAACAATCAGCGATTAAAAATGATGGTTATATCGATATAGAATCATTAAATACTGTTACCATTTCGGGGCTCGATAGCTACCATATTAGCCATCGCCTATCACGATTAACTTATGCAAAACCTCATGTTACACCCAATAAAATCTCTCTTAACGGCGAATAA
- a CDS encoding HAD family hydrolase, whose amino-acid sequence MLINKLTGVIFDLDNTLVSSSLNFDLIRQAIACPDGLDLLEHIDSLPLDEQKIANKIVVDHEMADAHGAEKLIGTEQLLMLLTHLKIPSAIVTRNCQQAAIVKIDNNNIDIPLVLTREDHKAKPAPDALLHVAKLWEMSPKNILYVGDYLYDIQAAINAKTMSCLVSYGQAIDYAHLATIVVDDLTELTSIISDAFVCNEL is encoded by the coding sequence TTGTTAATTAATAAACTTACAGGCGTGATATTTGATCTTGATAACACTTTAGTATCATCATCATTAAACTTTGATCTTATCAGGCAAGCTATTGCTTGTCCCGATGGGCTTGATCTATTAGAACATATTGACTCGCTACCACTAGATGAACAAAAAATTGCTAATAAAATTGTAGTCGACCATGAAATGGCTGATGCACATGGTGCAGAAAAACTGATTGGCACTGAGCAATTGTTGATGTTATTAACCCATTTAAAGATACCTAGCGCTATTGTTACAAGAAATTGTCAGCAAGCTGCAATAGTAAAAATAGACAATAATAATATTGATATTCCTTTGGTGTTAACCAGAGAAGATCATAAGGCTAAACCAGCGCCAGATGCTTTACTGCACGTAGCTAAATTGTGGGAAATGTCACCAAAAAATATACTCTATGTCGGTGATTATTTATATGACATTCAAGCAGCAATAAATGCGAAAACTATGTCGTGTTTAGTAAGTTATGGTCAAGCAATAGACTATGCACATTTAGCCACTATAGTTGTTGATGATTTAACCGAGCTTACCAGCATTATTTCTGATGCTTTTGTCTGTAATGAACTTTAA
- a CDS encoding SDR family NAD(P)-dependent oxidoreductase produces MINQQTLIIGANSNIAKALVDQIQQYSNVGLILISRDLSDYSQIDNLQKITVQDYQPETISATVERLSRDRLKPITQVFICNGILHNSNIQPEKRLEELNAQSFQQVIAINALLPMLWIQQLTPLLASKSPCKIIVFSARVGSINDNKLGGWYSYRASKAALNMMLKTVAIELARRAKNIKIIAFHPGTTDTPLSKPFQRNVPPEKLFPCDFVAKQLLAITKKTEVDGSASYLDWQGNTIDW; encoded by the coding sequence ATGATAAATCAACAAACACTCATCATCGGCGCAAATAGCAATATTGCTAAAGCGCTAGTCGATCAAATACAACAATATAGTAACGTCGGCTTGATCTTAATAAGCCGCGATTTAAGTGATTATTCACAGATAGATAATCTACAAAAAATAACAGTTCAAGATTATCAACCCGAAACCATCTCAGCCACGGTAGAGCGCTTGTCACGTGATCGTCTCAAGCCTATCACACAAGTATTTATATGTAATGGGATACTACATAACTCCAATATTCAACCTGAAAAACGTTTGGAGGAACTTAATGCGCAATCATTCCAACAAGTAATAGCAATAAATGCTTTACTACCAATGCTGTGGATTCAACAATTAACACCTTTACTAGCATCGAAATCACCCTGCAAAATTATTGTTTTTAGTGCTCGCGTAGGTAGTATAAATGATAATAAATTAGGTGGCTGGTACAGCTACCGCGCCTCAAAAGCTGCACTAAACATGATGCTAAAAACAGTGGCTATAGAATTAGCAAGGCGGGCAAAAAACATTAAAATCATTGCATTTCATCCGGGTACTACTGATACCCCTCTTTCTAAACCTTTTCAACGAAATGTACCACCAGAAAAGTTATTCCCCTGTGATTTTGTCGCTAAACAGTTATTAGCCATCACTAAAAAAACAGAAGTTGATGGCAGCGCTAGTTACCTTGACTGGCAAGGAAATACTATTGATTGGTAG
- a CDS encoding FeoA family protein, which yields MTLSKLKKKQRARIKSLPADLSLSSRLMEQGFVPNSLVELAHIAPFNGPLAFYLHGTKMSIHQSLAAQIHVELEAI from the coding sequence GTGACACTATCTAAATTAAAAAAGAAGCAACGCGCACGTATTAAATCGTTACCTGCCGACTTATCGCTATCAAGTCGATTAATGGAACAAGGCTTTGTACCAAATTCATTAGTAGAACTTGCACATATTGCCCCTTTTAACGGACCACTTGCATTTTATTTGCACGGCACAAAAATGAGCATTCATCAATCATTAGCGGCGCAGATACACGTAGAATTAGAAGCAATATAA
- a CDS encoding class I SAM-dependent methyltransferase, with protein MTLIRVAYQTIEFGDIDIHLRTLRDKNQFSDDNNEAKNLGINSTLWPIFGVIWPSSIVLANYMNHFNTQGKRILEIGCGIGLTSLMLNKRHDDITSTDMHPEVQRFLDKNTHLNRDADIPFYRTNWADLCPELKTFDVIIGSDILYEDEHIDLLIAFIERHANPACEVILVDPGRGRKAKFSKKMALLGYSANQEKAQQAINMPDAYNGYILSFKR; from the coding sequence GTGACATTAATCAGAGTTGCGTATCAGACTATTGAGTTTGGCGATATCGATATTCATTTGCGAACGTTGCGGGATAAAAACCAATTTTCTGATGATAACAATGAAGCAAAAAACTTAGGTATAAACTCCACGCTCTGGCCTATATTTGGGGTTATATGGCCGTCTAGTATTGTGCTGGCCAATTATATGAATCACTTTAATACGCAAGGTAAGCGCATTTTAGAAATAGGCTGTGGTATTGGTTTAACTAGCTTAATGTTAAATAAACGACACGACGATATTACTTCTACCGATATGCACCCTGAAGTTCAGCGTTTTTTAGATAAAAACACCCACCTTAATCGTGATGCAGATATTCCATTCTATCGTACAAACTGGGCTGATTTATGTCCCGAGCTCAAAACCTTTGATGTAATAATTGGTAGCGATATTCTTTATGAAGATGAACACATTGATCTGCTAATTGCCTTTATCGAGCGCCATGCCAACCCAGCTTGTGAAGTTATTTTAGTAGACCCTGGTAGAGGACGGAAAGCTAAATTTAGTAAAAAAATGGCCTTACTTGGTTATTCAGCAAACCAAGAAAAGGCGCAACAGGCAATTAATATGCCTGATGCTTATAACGGCTACATTTTATCTTTTAAGCGGTAA
- a CDS encoding CIA30 family protein, which translates to MINFNEVNEVKKWRITNDSVMGGESTSQIVHQQNYGLFKGNISLENNGGFSSVFRAVEQLTKVINVVMIDIEGDGHTYQLRMVVNIEGYRLNYKCDFKTVAGTRKRLKFNLADFQAIFRGRAIINVPKLASEAICEIGFLINPKIAENFALKIYQISFHKNEAESFYE; encoded by the coding sequence GTGATAAATTTTAATGAGGTAAATGAAGTAAAAAAATGGCGTATAACAAATGACAGTGTGATGGGCGGAGAATCTACTAGCCAGATTGTTCACCAACAAAATTACGGATTATTTAAAGGAAATATATCGTTAGAAAATAATGGTGGTTTTAGCTCGGTATTTCGTGCTGTCGAGCAGCTTACAAAAGTAATCAACGTTGTAATGATAGATATAGAAGGTGATGGCCATACTTATCAATTAAGAATGGTGGTTAATATTGAAGGCTATCGCTTGAATTATAAGTGTGATTTTAAAACGGTTGCTGGCACACGTAAACGCTTGAAATTTAATCTTGCTGACTTTCAAGCAATTTTTCGGGGAAGAGCAATTATTAATGTACCAAAACTAGCTTCAGAAGCTATTTGTGAAATAGGTTTTTTAATTAACCCTAAAATCGCAGAAAACTTTGCTTTGAAGATATATCAAATAAGTTTCCACAAAAATGAAGCAGAGAGTTTTTATGAATAA
- a CDS encoding DUF3081 family protein, with protein MQNQQSELRDLLMIFEIVTAKGTKSDNTYEYEGITAWHDFDGYTCWLAYKDLTATLLFHGRFSFDYEQEDTFNAFLKKVAAMLSDKSRP; from the coding sequence ATGCAAAATCAACAAAGTGAATTACGCGATCTATTAATGATTTTCGAAATAGTGACAGCTAAGGGAACAAAATCAGACAACACCTACGAGTACGAAGGTATTACTGCTTGGCACGATTTCGATGGTTATACTTGCTGGTTAGCTTATAAAGATTTAACCGCAACATTACTGTTTCATGGCCGATTTTCTTTCGACTACGAGCAAGAAGATACATTTAATGCATTTTTGAAAAAGGTAGCAGCAATGTTGTCTGATAAATCTAGGCCATAA
- a CDS encoding S41 family peptidase — MKIISIAIIAVLILSSVTKRTYAFDTVKLLPDFVEQHIRESIFGVINILEQGYIYPERSKLIAEKLKHKLASNGFDQIDDLDKFVTYLSVFMREVSGDGYLNVVKTQPYIDGGQALTSNANQLNLQYVENFGFEHIEILSGNIGYLKLKHFYQHPNAELQAARAFNYLSGTDAIIIDLRDVEGNSISLAQYLMSYFVEHKTILSNVMYDRQKKTKTLTAIELASNALGAKTSGNRHFKDNYPIYILTSAFVSGTGEFFSYTLKHLDKAVIVGEQTMGVALISKQQKVNEFISISMPIAIPIHPKTNTNWERHGVIPDFTVEAEHSFDLAYKLAKEYLQVL, encoded by the coding sequence ATGAAAATTATTAGTATAGCGATAATAGCAGTGCTTATTTTAAGTAGTGTTACTAAAAGAACTTACGCATTTGATACCGTTAAACTTCTGCCAGATTTTGTAGAACAGCACATAAGAGAAAGCATTTTTGGCGTTATTAATATTTTAGAACAAGGATATATATACCCTGAGAGGTCTAAATTAATAGCGGAGAAACTAAAGCATAAGCTCGCCTCTAATGGGTTTGATCAAATAGATGACTTAGATAAATTTGTTACTTATTTAAGTGTATTTATGCGTGAAGTAAGCGGTGACGGTTATTTGAATGTGGTCAAAACTCAGCCTTATATTGACGGAGGCCAAGCACTTACGAGTAACGCTAACCAATTGAACTTACAGTACGTAGAAAACTTTGGCTTTGAACATATAGAAATACTGTCAGGGAATATAGGGTATTTGAAGTTAAAGCACTTCTACCAACATCCAAATGCAGAATTACAAGCAGCGCGTGCTTTTAACTATCTATCTGGGACAGATGCAATAATTATTGATTTGCGTGATGTAGAGGGTAATTCGATATCTCTTGCGCAGTATTTGATGAGTTACTTTGTCGAGCATAAGACCATATTGAGTAACGTTATGTACGATCGACAAAAAAAGACCAAAACGTTAACTGCGATAGAGTTAGCTTCTAATGCTTTAGGCGCTAAGACTTCGGGTAATAGACACTTTAAAGATAATTACCCAATATATATTCTTACATCAGCTTTTGTTTCTGGTACAGGAGAATTTTTTAGTTACACACTAAAACATTTAGATAAAGCCGTTATTGTAGGTGAGCAAACCATGGGCGTTGCACTTATATCTAAACAACAGAAGGTTAATGAATTTATTAGCATCAGTATGCCAATTGCTATTCCTATACATCCTAAAACTAACACAAATTGGGAAAGACATGGCGTGATCCCTGACTTTACGGTTGAAGCAGAGCATAGCTTTGACCTTGCTTATAAGTTAGCTAAAGAGTATTTACAAGTATTATAA